The Streptomyces laurentii genome contains a region encoding:
- a CDS encoding turgor pressure regulator (DNA binding site [nucleotide binding];~DNA-binding transcriptional activator KdpE; Provisional;~Effector domain of response regulator. Bacteria and certain eukaryotes like protozoa and higher plants use two-component signal transduction systems to detect and respond to changes in the environment. The system consists of a sensor histidine kinase and...; cd00383;~Signal receiver domain; originally thought to be unique to bacteria (CheY, OmpR, NtrC, and PhoB), now recently identified in eukaroytes ETR1 Arabidopsis thaliana; this domain receives the signal from the sensor partner in a two-component systems; cd00156;~dimerization interface [polypeptide binding];~identified by MetaGeneAnnotator; putative;~intermolecular recognition site;~phosphorylation site [posttranslational modification];~turgor pressure regulator [Streptomyces sp. Mg1]), whose protein sequence is MTRVLVVDDEPQIVRALVINLKARKYEVDAAPDGATALRLAAERHPDVVVLDLGLPDMDGVDVIKGLRGWTRVPILVLSARQTSDEKVEALDAGADDYVTKPFGMDELLARLRAAVRRAEPVGGPEDGAVVVETGGFTVDLAAKKVQRDGKDVRLTPTEWHLLEVLVRNSGRLVSQKQLLQEVWGPSYGTETNYLRVYMAQLRRKLERDPSHPRHFVTEPGMGYRFEH, encoded by the coding sequence ATGACCCGGGTCCTCGTGGTCGACGACGAGCCTCAGATCGTCCGCGCCCTGGTGATCAACCTCAAGGCACGGAAGTACGAGGTCGACGCGGCGCCCGACGGCGCCACCGCCCTCCGGCTCGCCGCCGAGCGCCACCCCGATGTCGTCGTCCTCGACCTCGGCCTGCCCGACATGGACGGCGTCGACGTCATCAAGGGGCTGCGCGGCTGGACCCGCGTGCCGATCCTCGTGCTGTCCGCCCGGCAGACCTCCGACGAGAAGGTCGAGGCCCTGGACGCGGGCGCCGACGACTACGTCACCAAGCCGTTCGGCATGGACGAGTTGCTGGCCCGGCTGCGCGCCGCGGTCCGCCGGGCCGAGCCGGTCGGCGGCCCCGAGGACGGCGCCGTGGTCGTCGAGACCGGCGGTTTCACCGTCGACCTGGCCGCCAAGAAGGTCCAGCGCGACGGCAAGGACGTCCGGCTCACCCCCACCGAGTGGCACCTGCTCGAAGTCCTGGTCCGCAACAGCGGCCGGCTGGTCAGCCAGAAGCAGCTGCTCCAGGAGGTCTGGGGCCCCTCGTACGGCACCGAGACCAACTACCTGCGCGTGTACATGGCGCAGCTGCGGCGGAAGCTGGAGCGCGACCCCTCGCACCCGCGGCACTTCGTCACCGAACCGGG
- a CDS encoding turgor pressure sensor (Histidine Kinase A (dimerization/phosphoacceptor) domain; Histidine Kinase A dimers are formed through parallel association of 2 domains creating 4-helix bundles; usually these domains contain aconserved His residue and are activated via...; cd00082;~Ligand Binding Site [chemical binding];~Osmosensitive K+ channel His kinase sensor domain; pfam02702;~Osmosensitive K+ channel histidine kinase [Signal transduction mechanisms]; COG2205;~USP domain is located between the N-terminal sensor domain and C-terminal catalytic domain of this Osmosensitive K+ channel histidine kinase family. The family of KdpD sensor kinase proteins regulates the kdpFABC operon responsible for potassium...; cd01987;~dimer interface [polypeptide binding];~identified by MetaGeneAnnotator; putative;~phosphorylation site [posttranslational modification];~turgor pressure sensor [Streptomyces sp. Mg1]), translating to MGRGKLRIYLGAAPGVGKTYAMLSEGHRRVERGTDCVVAFVEHHDRPRTEVMLHGLETVPRREIAYRGTSFPEMDIDAVLARHPAVALVDELAHTNVPGSRNPKRWQDVEELLAAGIDVIATVNIQHLESLGDVVESITGVRQQETVPDEIVRRADQIELVDMSPQALRRRMAHGNIYKPDKVDAALSNYFRPGNLTALRELALLWTADRVDEYLRQYRGEHNIRSTWQARERIVVGLTGGPEGRTLIRRATRLAEKGAGGEVLAVYISRSDGLTSASPKELADQRTLVEDLGGTFHHVIGDDVPSALLEFARGVNATQIVLGSSRRRSWQYIFGPGVGQTVARDSGPDLDVHIVTHEEAAKGRGLPVARGARLGRARILWGWVVGVAGPILLSLLLTHVDADLGLANDMLLFLALTVASALLGGFLPALAAAAFGSVLLNWFFTPPLHRLTVADPKNIVAIAVFFGVGMSVASVVDLAARRTHQAARLRAEAEVLSYLAGSVLRLGIPAAQPEGETGLEALLERVRETFSMESVALLERSGDLEPWTCAASVGAHPVERPEDADVDMPVGDHLALALSGRVLPAEDRRVLGAFAAQAAVFLDRQRLVDEAEEARKLAEGNKIRTSLLAAVSHDLRTPLAGIKASVTSLRSDDVEWSEEDKAVLLEGIEEGADRLDHLVGNLLDMSRLQTGTVTPLIRPTDLDEVVPMALGGVPDGSVELDIPRPCPWSPSTAASWSGPSPTSSRTPSSTAPRASPSSSPPACSANASNCG from the coding sequence ATGGGACGCGGCAAGCTACGGATCTACCTGGGGGCGGCACCCGGCGTCGGCAAGACGTACGCGATGCTCTCCGAGGGGCACCGGCGCGTGGAGCGCGGCACGGACTGCGTGGTCGCGTTCGTCGAGCACCACGACCGGCCCCGTACCGAGGTCATGCTGCACGGTCTGGAGACGGTGCCGCGCCGGGAGATCGCGTACCGGGGGACCAGCTTCCCCGAGATGGACATCGACGCCGTCCTGGCCCGCCATCCGGCCGTCGCGCTGGTCGACGAGCTGGCACACACCAACGTGCCCGGCTCGCGCAACCCCAAGCGCTGGCAGGACGTGGAGGAGCTGCTCGCGGCCGGCATCGACGTCATAGCGACGGTCAACATCCAGCACCTGGAGTCGCTGGGCGACGTCGTCGAGTCGATCACGGGCGTACGGCAGCAGGAGACCGTCCCGGACGAGATCGTCCGCCGCGCCGACCAGATCGAGCTGGTCGACATGTCGCCGCAGGCCCTGCGGCGGCGCATGGCGCACGGCAACATCTACAAGCCCGACAAGGTCGACGCGGCCCTGTCCAACTACTTCCGCCCGGGCAACCTGACCGCCCTGCGCGAGCTGGCGCTGCTCTGGACGGCCGACCGGGTCGACGAGTACCTGCGCCAGTACCGCGGCGAGCACAACATCCGCTCCACCTGGCAGGCCCGTGAGCGGATCGTCGTCGGCCTCACCGGCGGCCCCGAGGGCCGCACGCTCATACGCCGCGCCACCCGCCTCGCCGAGAAGGGCGCGGGCGGCGAGGTGCTCGCCGTCTACATCTCCCGCAGCGACGGCCTGACCTCCGCGTCCCCCAAGGAGCTGGCCGACCAGCGGACCCTCGTCGAAGACCTCGGCGGAACGTTCCACCACGTCATAGGCGACGATGTGCCGTCCGCGCTCCTGGAGTTCGCCCGCGGCGTCAACGCCACCCAGATCGTCCTCGGCTCCAGCCGCCGCCGCTCCTGGCAGTACATCTTCGGCCCCGGCGTCGGCCAGACCGTCGCCCGCGACTCCGGCCCCGACCTCGACGTCCACATCGTCACCCACGAGGAGGCCGCCAAGGGCCGCGGCCTGCCCGTCGCCCGCGGCGCCCGGCTCGGCCGCGCCCGGATCCTGTGGGGCTGGGTGGTCGGCGTCGCCGGCCCCATCCTGCTCAGCCTGCTGCTCACCCATGTCGACGCGGACCTCGGTCTCGCCAACGACATGCTGCTCTTCCTCGCCCTGACCGTCGCCTCCGCCCTCCTCGGCGGCTTCCTGCCGGCCCTCGCGGCGGCGGCCTTCGGCTCGGTCCTGCTCAACTGGTTCTTCACCCCGCCGCTGCACCGGCTGACCGTCGCCGACCCCAAGAACATCGTCGCCATCGCCGTCTTCTTCGGCGTCGGCATGTCGGTGGCCTCCGTCGTCGACCTGGCCGCCCGCCGCACGCACCAGGCCGCCCGGCTGCGCGCCGAGGCCGAGGTCCTGTCCTATCTGGCGGGCAGCGTGCTGCGCCTCGGGATCCCCGCGGCCCAGCCCGAGGGCGAGACCGGTCTGGAGGCGCTGCTCGAACGGGTCCGGGAGACCTTCTCCATGGAGTCCGTCGCCCTCCTGGAACGCTCCGGCGACCTCGAACCGTGGACCTGCGCCGCCAGTGTCGGCGCCCACCCGGTCGAACGTCCCGAGGACGCCGACGTGGACATGCCCGTCGGCGACCATCTCGCGCTCGCCCTGAGCGGCCGGGTGCTGCCCGCCGAGGACCGCCGCGTCCTCGGCGCCTTCGCCGCCCAGGCCGCCGTCTTCCTCGACCGCCAGCGGCTCGTCGACGAGGCCGAGGAGGCCCGCAAGCTCGCCGAGGGCAACAAGATCCGCACCTCGCTGCTCGCCGCCGTCAGCCACGACCTGCGCACCCCGCTCGCCGGCATCAAGGCCTCGGTCACCTCGCTGCGCTCCGACGACGTCGAGTGGTCCGAGGAGGACAAGGCCGTCCTCCTCGAAGGCATCGAGGAGGGCGCGGACCGGCTCGACCACCTTGTGGGCAACCTGCTCGACATGTCCCGGCTCCAGACCGGCACCGTCACCCCGCTGATCCGCCCCACCGACCTCGACGAGGTCGTGCCGATGGCCCTCGGCGGCGTCCCCGACGGCAGCGTCGAACTCGACATCCCGAGACCCTGCCCATGGTCGCCGTCGACCGCGGCCTCCTGGAGCGGTCCGTCGCCAACATCGTCGAGAACGCCGTCAAGTACAGCCCCGAGGGCGTCCCCGTCCTCGTCGCCGCCAGCGTGCTCGGCGAACGCCTCGAACTGCGGGTGA
- a CDS encoding turgor pressure sensor (G-X-G motif;~Osmosensitive K+ channel histidine kinase [Signal transduction mechanisms]; COG2205;~identified by MetaGeneAnnotator; putative;~turgor pressure sensor [Streptomyces sp. Mg1]) — protein sequence MLGERLELRVTDRGPGVPDEGKDGIFEPFQRFGDAPRGSGVGLGLPVARGFVEAMGGTLNAEDTPGGGLTMVLTLRTAPQSPAPPPPGAAAERPTSARTLT from the coding sequence GTGCTCGGCGAACGCCTCGAACTGCGGGTGACCGACCGCGGCCCCGGCGTCCCCGACGAGGGCAAGGACGGCATCTTCGAGCCCTTCCAGCGCTTCGGCGACGCCCCGCGCGGCTCCGGCGTCGGCCTCGGGCTCCCGGTCGCCCGCGGCTTCGTCGAGGCCATGGGCGGCACCCTGAACGCCGAGGACACCCCGGGCGGCGGCCTCACCATGGTCCTCACCCTGCGGACCGCGCCGCAGAGCCCCGCGCCGCCCCCGCCCGGAGCGGCGGCCGAGCGCCCGACGTCCGCGCGCACCCTCACGTGA
- a CDS encoding hypothetical protein (Protein of unknown function (DUF3093); pfam11292;~identified by MetaGeneAnnotator; putative;~secreted protein [Streptomyces ghanaensis ATCC14672]): MQQPSASSSGQPSAQPAAQPAAPAYDERLTAPGSWWVIVFLFGLSGGLIMLPLGTVPMLGGLIVAAALAASMVSSYGSARIRVVAGSLVAGDARIPVAALGTPEVLDAEEARAWRTHRADLRAFMVMRGYVPRAVRVEVTDPSDPTPYVYLSSRDPEALAAALEAARGDAA, from the coding sequence ATGCAGCAGCCTTCCGCATCGTCCTCCGGACAGCCCTCCGCTCAGCCCGCGGCACAGCCTGCGGCACCGGCCTACGACGAGCGGCTCACCGCTCCCGGTTCGTGGTGGGTGATCGTGTTCCTGTTCGGCCTGTCCGGCGGTCTGATCATGCTCCCGCTCGGCACGGTCCCGATGCTCGGCGGTCTGATCGTCGCGGCGGCGCTCGCGGCGTCGATGGTCTCCTCGTACGGCTCGGCCCGGATCCGCGTCGTGGCGGGTTCGCTGGTGGCCGGGGACGCCCGGATCCCGGTCGCGGCGCTCGGTACGCCCGAGGTGCTGGACGCCGAGGAGGCGCGGGCCTGGCGCACCCACCGGGCCGACCTGCGGGCCTTCATGGTGATGCGCGGCTACGTGCCGCGGGCGGTGCGGGTCGAGGTGACGGACCCGTCGGACCCCACGCCGTACGTCTACCTGTCCAGCCGCGACCCGGAGGCGCTGGCGGCGGCCCTGGAGGCGGCCCGCGGCGACGCCGCGTAG
- a CDS encoding ABC transporter ATP-binding protein (ABC transporter ATP-binding protein [Streptomyces albus J1074];~ABC transporter signature motif;~ABC-type antimicrobial peptide transport system, ATPase component [Defense mechanisms]; COG1136;~ATP binding site [chemical binding];~ATP-binding cassette domain of the transporters involved in export of lipoprotein and macrolide, and cell division protein; cd03255;~D-loop;~H-loop/switch region;~Q-loop/lid;~Walker A/P-loop;~Walker B;~identified by MetaGeneAnnotator; putative) produces the protein MTESNARTGAAVMEDPAEAPMVRVENLHRSYGTGEAAVHALRGVSFDIPRGELVALKGRSGSGKTTLLNLVGGLDSADQGRIVIDGVDLAGLGEEGLLELRRDRIGFIFQSFGLIPILSAAENVGVPLRLSRADPKEREERVALLLALVGLADHTSQRPGELSGGQQQRVAIARALANRPALLIADEPTGQLDAETGLAVMELLRAVVRSEGCTALVATHDAQLLGLADRVLELSDGEIIEH, from the coding sequence GTGACCGAGAGCAACGCGCGCACGGGCGCGGCCGTCATGGAGGACCCGGCGGAGGCGCCGATGGTCCGGGTGGAGAACCTGCACCGCTCGTACGGGACGGGCGAGGCCGCCGTACACGCCCTGCGCGGAGTCTCCTTCGACATCCCGCGCGGCGAGCTGGTAGCCCTCAAGGGGCGCTCGGGCTCCGGCAAGACCACCCTGCTCAACCTCGTCGGCGGGCTCGACAGCGCCGACCAGGGCCGCATCGTCATCGACGGCGTCGACCTCGCCGGACTCGGCGAGGAAGGGCTCCTGGAGCTGCGCCGCGACCGGATCGGATTCATCTTCCAGTCCTTCGGCCTGATACCGATCCTGTCCGCCGCCGAGAACGTCGGCGTGCCGCTGCGGCTGAGCCGCGCCGACCCCAAGGAGCGGGAGGAGCGGGTCGCCCTGCTGCTCGCCCTGGTGGGGCTCGCCGACCACACGTCCCAGCGCCCCGGGGAACTGTCCGGCGGCCAGCAGCAGCGCGTCGCCATCGCCCGCGCCCTCGCCAACCGGCCCGCGCTGCTGATCGCCGACGAGCCGACCGGCCAGCTCGACGCCGAGACCGGTCTCGCCGTCATGGAACTGCTGCGGGCCGTGGTCCGCAGCGAGGGCTGCACGGCCCTGGTCGCCACCCACGACGCCCAGCTCCTCGGCCTCGCCGACCGCGTCCTCGAACTGAGCGACGGAGAGATCATCGAGCACTGA
- a CDS encoding hypothetical protein (Hypothetical protein XNR_1007 [Streptomyces albus J1074];~identified by MetaGeneAnnotator; putative), whose protein sequence is MFRSTPDGDAPQGADPQDTGPRGEAPERDVPGPDRDGPPSDSADRDGAERDEGDRSGDARKRGVLQRVTSDARKRVANPARVRLDRLRIDSARIEAVRRGVQRGGQGAKAGLGYLADRVIDIAPRVPVRDLQTLRRQFPGLGPEQIADKLVNGAARASATVGAGVGAAAMLPVPPALPAELATEITGVAAIELKLIAELHELYGVRPPGTLTQRSTAYLTSWSEERGLDPGNLATSLTTVNAAFGGQLKRELRQQIMRRTVRNVPNLTPFLVGAAVGAVMNRRDTRKLAARIRKDLRERQVPWDRLAALPPLEQSKRPELPEAIDFDIEDF, encoded by the coding sequence TTGTTCCGGAGCACTCCCGACGGAGACGCCCCCCAGGGCGCCGACCCCCAGGACACCGGTCCGCGGGGCGAGGCCCCCGAGCGTGACGTTCCAGGCCCCGACCGCGACGGCCCCCCCAGTGACAGCGCGGATCGTGACGGCGCGGAGCGTGACGAGGGCGACCGCTCCGGCGACGCCCGCAAGCGAGGCGTCCTCCAGCGGGTCACCAGCGACGCACGCAAGCGGGTGGCCAACCCCGCGCGCGTCCGGCTCGACCGCCTCAGGATCGACAGCGCCCGCATCGAGGCCGTACGGCGCGGCGTCCAGCGTGGCGGCCAGGGCGCCAAGGCGGGCCTCGGCTATCTCGCGGACCGCGTCATCGACATAGCCCCGCGCGTTCCCGTACGGGACCTGCAGACCCTGCGCCGGCAGTTCCCCGGCCTCGGGCCCGAGCAGATCGCCGACAAGCTCGTCAACGGCGCGGCCAGGGCCAGCGCCACCGTGGGCGCCGGCGTCGGAGCCGCCGCCATGCTGCCCGTACCGCCCGCGCTGCCCGCCGAGCTCGCCACCGAGATCACCGGCGTCGCCGCCATCGAGCTGAAGCTCATCGCCGAGCTGCACGAGCTCTACGGCGTACGGCCGCCCGGCACGCTCACCCAGCGCTCGACCGCGTACCTGACCTCCTGGTCGGAGGAGCGCGGACTCGACCCCGGCAATCTGGCCACCAGTCTGACCACCGTCAACGCGGCCTTCGGCGGCCAGCTCAAGCGCGAACTGCGCCAGCAGATCATGCGGCGGACGGTGCGCAACGTCCCGAACCTCACCCCGTTCCTGGTGGGCGCGGCCGTCGGCGCCGTCATGAACCGGCGCGACACCAGGAAGCTCGCCGCCCGCATCCGCAAGGACCTGCGCGAACGGCAGGTGCCCTGGGACCGCCTCGCGGCGCTGCCGCCCCTGGAACAGTCGAAGCGCCCGGAGCTTCCCGAGGCGATCGACTTCGACATCGAGGACTTCTGA
- a CDS encoding dUTPase (Domain of unknown function (DUF4193); pfam13834;~dUTPase [Streptomyces pristinaespiralis ATCC25486];~identified by MetaGeneAnnotator; putative): MATDYDTPRKTDDDVDSDSLEELKARRNDKSTSTVDVDEFEAAEGLELPGADLSNEELAVRVLPKQADEFTCMSCFLVHHRSQLAREKNGQPICRDCD; encoded by the coding sequence ATGGCAACGGATTACGACACCCCACGCAAGACCGACGACGACGTCGACTCGGACAGCCTTGAAGAACTGAAGGCCCGCCGGAACGACAAGTCGACCTCGACCGTCGACGTCGACGAGTTCGAGGCCGCAGAGGGCCTGGAGCTCCCGGGCGCAGACCTCTCGAACGAGGAACTGGCCGTCCGGGTCCTGCCCAAGCAGGCCGACGAGTTCACCTGCATGAGCTGCTTCCTCGTGCACCACCGCAGCCAGCTGGCGCGGGAGAAGAACGGCCAGCCGATCTGCCGCGACTGCGACTGA
- a CDS encoding hypothetical protein (DUF3710 domain containing protein [Streptomyces fulvissimus DSM40593];~Protein of unknown function (DUF3710); pfam12502;~UniProt-pubmed:11572948; UniProt-pubmed:20624727; UniProt-pubmed:21463507; UniProt-pubmed:18375553; UniProt-pubmed:12000953; UniProt-pubmed:20064060; UniProt-pubmed:21551298;~identified by MetaGeneAnnotator; putative) — translation MFGRRKKSGAAEDAAGEAEQVVDSVDSVDSDDAGEAGKGTRRVNLPPAPRPDGPWDISEVGKPEEGRVDLGGIFVPGVEGMELRVEVAGDAIVAATVVLRDSAVQLQAFAAPKKEGIWGEVRDEIAEGITQQGGAIEELEGPLGWELRAQVPVQLPDGNRGVQRVRFVGVDGPRWFLRGVISGQGAVQPEAAGLLEQIVRDTVVVRGDGPMAPRDPIVLKLPNDAQMVPDGVQQEEQAGSRFSGGMGQLQRGPEISEIR, via the coding sequence GTGTTCGGACGTCGCAAGAAGAGCGGTGCCGCCGAGGACGCGGCGGGCGAGGCCGAGCAGGTCGTCGATTCCGTCGACTCGGTCGACTCGGACGACGCGGGCGAAGCCGGTAAGGGGACCCGCCGGGTGAACCTTCCGCCGGCCCCGCGGCCCGACGGTCCCTGGGACATCTCCGAGGTCGGCAAGCCGGAGGAAGGCCGCGTCGACCTCGGCGGCATCTTCGTGCCGGGCGTGGAGGGCATGGAGCTGCGTGTGGAGGTGGCGGGCGACGCGATCGTCGCGGCCACCGTCGTGCTGCGCGACAGCGCCGTACAGCTCCAGGCGTTCGCCGCGCCCAAGAAGGAAGGCATCTGGGGCGAGGTCCGCGACGAGATCGCCGAGGGCATCACCCAGCAGGGTGGCGCCATCGAGGAGCTCGAGGGCCCGTTGGGCTGGGAGCTGCGGGCCCAGGTGCCCGTGCAGCTGCCCGACGGCAACCGGGGCGTGCAGCGGGTGCGCTTCGTCGGCGTCGACGGCCCCCGCTGGTTCCTGCGCGGAGTGATCTCCGGCCAGGGCGCGGTGCAGCCCGAGGCCGCGGGTCTGCTGGAGCAGATCGTCCGCGACACCGTGGTCGTCCGCGGCGACGGCCCGATGGCCCCGCGCGACCCGATCGTCCTCAAGCTGCCGAACGACGCGCAGATGGTGCCGGACGGCGTGCAGCAGGAGGAGCAGGCCGGCTCCCGGTTCTCCGGCGGCATGGGCCAGCTCCAGCGCGGACCGGAGATCTCCGAGATCCGCTGA
- a CDS encoding thioesterase superfamily protein (CoenzymeA binding site [chemical binding];~PHB binding site;~PaaI_thioesterase isa tetrameric acyl-CoA thioesterase with a hot dog fold and one of several proteins responsible for phenylacetic acid (PA) degradation in bacteria. Although orthologs of PaaI exist in archaea and eukaryotes, their function has not...; cd03443;~identified by MetaGeneAnnotator; putative;~subunit interaction site [polypeptide binding];~thioesterase superfamily protein [Streptomyces sp. C]), which yields MTGTSPALTPPAEAIPPVRHPDAPAPGEIIGSHYEHCFGCGGGQPHGLHLEARAGEGVNVTAEFTVTPDHQGAPGLAHGGVLATALDETLGSLNWLLRVIAVTGRLETDFARPVPVGTVLHLAAEVTAVHGRKIYSTAVGRIGGPDGPVAVRADGLFVEVKVDHFIDNGRPEEIRAAMSDPDQVRRARAFEVNP from the coding sequence GTGACTGGAACTTCCCCCGCCCTGACGCCGCCGGCCGAGGCCATACCGCCGGTACGCCACCCCGACGCACCCGCCCCCGGCGAGATCATCGGTTCGCACTACGAGCACTGCTTCGGGTGCGGCGGCGGGCAGCCCCACGGGCTGCATCTGGAGGCGCGCGCGGGCGAGGGCGTGAACGTCACCGCGGAGTTCACCGTGACCCCGGACCACCAGGGCGCCCCCGGCCTCGCGCACGGCGGCGTGCTCGCCACCGCGCTCGACGAGACCCTCGGCTCCCTGAACTGGCTGCTGCGGGTCATCGCCGTGACCGGACGCCTGGAGACCGACTTCGCGCGGCCCGTCCCGGTCGGCACGGTGCTCCACCTCGCGGCCGAGGTCACCGCCGTACACGGCCGCAAGATCTACTCGACCGCCGTCGGCCGGATCGGCGGGCCCGACGGCCCCGTCGCCGTCCGCGCGGACGGCCTCTTCGTCGAGGTCAAGGTCGACCACTTCATCGACAACGGACGCCCGGAGGAGATCCGGGCGGCCATGTCCGACCCCGACCAGGTCCGGCGCGCTCGCGCCTTCGAGGTGAACCCCTGA
- a CDS encoding dUTP pyrophosphatase (Trimeric dUTP diphosphatases; cd07557;~dUTP pyrophosphatase [Amycolatopsis mediterranei U32];~identified by MetaGeneAnnotator; putative;~trimer interface [polypeptide binding]), with translation MRPPVDVLLRRLDPEVPIPSYGHPGDAGADLVTTEAAELAPGERAVLPTGISLALPDGYAAFVHPRSGLAARCGLALVNAPGTVDAGYRGEIKVIVVNLDPRETVRFERFDRIAQLVVQQVEKVRFHEVAELPGSARAEGGFGSTGGHAAVDGTTGGNRYASVVSDREGQ, from the coding sequence ATGCGCCCTCCCGTCGACGTACTCCTCCGCCGCCTCGACCCGGAGGTGCCGATCCCGTCCTACGGGCATCCGGGCGACGCCGGCGCCGACCTCGTGACCACCGAGGCCGCCGAGCTCGCCCCCGGGGAACGGGCCGTCCTGCCCACCGGGATCTCCCTCGCCCTGCCCGACGGCTACGCCGCCTTCGTGCATCCGCGCTCCGGCCTGGCCGCTCGCTGCGGTCTGGCCCTCGTGAATGCCCCAGGGACGGTCGATGCCGGGTACCGTGGAGAGATCAAGGTGATCGTGGTCAATCTCGATCCGCGCGAGACCGTGCGGTTCGAACGGTTCGACCGGATTGCCCAGCTCGTCGTCCAGCAGGTCGAGAAGGTGCGCTTCCACGAGGTGGCGGAACTTCCCGGCTCCGCGCGGGCCGAGGGGGGCTTCGGGTCCACCGGCGGTCATGCCGCCGTGGACGGCACCACGGGTGGGAATCGATACGCTTCGGTCGTATCCGACCGGGAAGGACAGTGA